The following proteins are encoded in a genomic region of [Eubacterium] hominis:
- a CDS encoding M23 family metallopeptidase has protein sequence MYSYTKKKKFPKRKMIVGLSALLVVAVAFLSYEYTLNKEKDTAVFNEDDVPVLTLPANAAKEKAKKPFQVDAKVVLDYFDGSEGEVDSITEFEGVFRGNQGMDYALDNQAFDVTACFSGKVSEVKDDSVFGKSVTITTDDLDITYQSLGETGLKQGDEVKQGAVIGKAGANIYNKDLGNHLHIVTTKTGAIIDPETIYDKTIEEIK, from the coding sequence ATGTATAGTTATACAAAGAAAAAGAAGTTTCCAAAGCGAAAAATGATCGTAGGTTTATCTGCATTACTTGTGGTAGCTGTTGCCTTTTTGAGTTATGAATACACATTGAATAAAGAAAAGGATACAGCAGTATTCAATGAAGATGATGTACCTGTATTAACCCTGCCAGCTAATGCTGCCAAAGAAAAAGCGAAAAAGCCATTTCAGGTAGATGCGAAAGTGGTATTAGATTACTTTGATGGAAGTGAAGGCGAGGTTGACAGCATTACAGAATTTGAAGGTGTATTCCGTGGCAATCAGGGCATGGATTATGCACTTGATAATCAGGCATTTGATGTAACAGCATGCTTTTCTGGCAAAGTGAGTGAAGTAAAAGATGATTCTGTTTTTGGTAAGAGTGTGACGATTACAACAGATGATTTAGATATCACATATCAAAGTCTTGGTGAAACTGGTTTGAAACAGGGCGATGAAGTAAAACAAGGCGCTGTGATTGGTAAAGCCGGTGCGAATATCTACAATAAAGATCTGGGAAACCACTTACATATTGTGACGACCAAAACAGGAGCGATCATTGATCCAGAAACAATCTATGACAAAACCATAGAAGAAATCAAATAG